The Raoultibacter phocaeensis genome contains a region encoding:
- a CDS encoding hybrid sensor histidine kinase/response regulator — MGENRKRKSVRRFAGVAAAVAATLAVIMAFVTVTSNEAADRTIEKINEMYLEEMSLQTIAYFDAGRESKIAQMDTIVTALRPRELDEAALMSYLAEQKRITGFETFYLVDDQGACFSADGYVDGEYDTASILALVEGGPSMLASSDVPFEVSDIVCVDAVDPVEYGDTVFIGAIASFETSVLGSELVMSRHIGNSHSSIVAKDGTYILYSPATSNAPVDDNLFDLFASYAELGSDHSLDDIREALETESVFVTQLVFDGMHEYLYLAPIPGTDWFLYTAVPYNVIDEQVGAFSATLMRNVAIVSFAVLGVLALTALFSYTVTRVNEKRILEEKERAERAFSAAQHANMAKSDFLSRMSHEIRTPLNGIIGMTDIATHHLGDEAKMGEYLQKITMSSNHLLSLINDILDMSKIESGKLEIKRERFDFERLVESITAVFQVQASEKDIEYETILVGEVDEAIVADSLRINQIVYNLLSNAFKFTPPGGRVELRFEKLEKGGECPWLRIVVTDTGCGIAAENIDKVFRSFEQESADVARMHGGTGLGLAITKRLAEAMGGVVSVDSVQGAGSTFAVELPYGLADHSGSMSAGIGEAYAPATDGGRATHDFTGRTVLIVEDNELNLEIAAELMAMTGASVETAVNGKDAVEAFRSSGAGHFDLILMDVQMPVMDGYEATREIRSTDRPDAASVPIFAMTANAFAEDVRESLACGMDAHISKPLAIQSVYDKMDEFFKQKEGSDTSAS; from the coding sequence ATGGGTGAAAACAGGAAGCGCAAAAGCGTACGGCGGTTTGCCGGCGTTGCGGCAGCTGTTGCGGCAACGCTTGCCGTCATCATGGCGTTTGTGACGGTGACGTCGAACGAGGCCGCTGATCGAACTATCGAAAAAATCAACGAGATGTACCTCGAAGAGATGAGCTTGCAGACGATTGCGTATTTCGATGCGGGCAGGGAAAGCAAGATAGCTCAGATGGACACCATCGTCACGGCGCTTCGCCCTAGGGAGTTGGACGAGGCGGCGCTTATGAGCTACCTTGCGGAACAGAAGCGCATCACTGGATTCGAAACGTTTTATCTAGTCGATGATCAGGGTGCATGCTTTTCTGCCGACGGGTATGTGGATGGCGAGTACGATACCGCTTCGATCCTTGCGCTCGTCGAAGGCGGCCCTTCGATGCTCGCATCCTCTGACGTGCCGTTCGAGGTATCCGATATCGTGTGCGTCGATGCGGTCGATCCGGTTGAATACGGGGATACGGTGTTCATCGGAGCTATCGCGTCGTTCGAAACGTCGGTGCTCGGCAGCGAGCTTGTCATGAGCCGACATATTGGAAACTCGCATTCGAGCATCGTTGCGAAAGACGGAACCTACATTCTGTACTCGCCGGCAACATCGAACGCTCCGGTTGACGACAACCTCTTCGATCTGTTCGCTTCCTATGCCGAACTCGGCAGCGATCATTCGCTCGACGACATCCGTGAAGCGCTCGAGACCGAATCGGTGTTCGTTACGCAGCTTGTGTTCGATGGGATGCACGAGTACCTCTATCTCGCGCCCATTCCCGGCACCGATTGGTTTCTCTACACGGCGGTGCCGTACAACGTCATCGACGAACAGGTCGGTGCATTCAGCGCGACGCTCATGCGCAACGTCGCGATCGTGTCGTTTGCGGTGCTCGGGGTGCTCGCTTTGACGGCGCTGTTCTCCTACACCGTGACGCGGGTGAACGAAAAGAGGATTCTCGAAGAGAAGGAGCGCGCCGAGCGGGCGTTTTCGGCGGCGCAGCATGCGAACATGGCGAAGAGCGATTTCCTCTCGCGCATGTCCCATGAGATTAGAACGCCCTTGAACGGCATTATCGGCATGACCGATATTGCCACCCACCATCTCGGCGATGAGGCTAAAATGGGGGAGTACTTGCAAAAGATCACGATGTCGTCGAACCATCTGCTCTCGCTCATCAACGACATACTCGACATGTCGAAAATCGAGAGCGGCAAGCTGGAGATCAAGCGCGAGCGATTCGATTTCGAACGCCTTGTCGAGTCGATTACGGCTGTGTTCCAGGTGCAGGCGAGCGAGAAGGACATCGAATACGAGACGATCCTCGTCGGTGAAGTCGACGAGGCCATCGTAGCCGATTCCCTGCGTATCAACCAGATCGTTTACAACCTTTTATCGAATGCGTTCAAATTCACGCCCCCGGGAGGTCGCGTGGAGCTGCGGTTCGAGAAGCTCGAGAAGGGCGGCGAGTGCCCATGGCTTCGGATTGTGGTCACCGATACCGGATGCGGCATCGCCGCCGAGAACATCGATAAGGTGTTCAGATCATTCGAGCAGGAGAGCGCTGACGTTGCGCGCATGCACGGCGGAACAGGGCTTGGACTTGCCATAACCAAGCGGTTGGCCGAAGCGATGGGAGGCGTTGTTTCGGTTGACAGCGTGCAGGGGGCGGGCAGCACCTTCGCCGTCGAGCTGCCCTACGGGCTTGCGGACCATTCCGGTTCGATGAGCGCGGGCATCGGCGAGGCGTATGCTCCCGCGACAGACGGCGGGCGTGCGACGCATGATTTCACGGGCAGAACGGTCCTTATCGTCGAGGACAACGAGCTCAACCTAGAAATAGCAGCCGAGCTCATGGCGATGACGGGCGCATCGGTTGAGACTGCCGTCAACGGAAAGGATGCGGTCGAGGCGTTTCGCTCGTCGGGGGCAGGGCATTTCGATCTCATCCTGATGGACGTGCAGATGCCTGTCATGGACGGATACGAGGCGACGCGCGAGATACGGTCTACAGATCGGCCCGACGCGGCTTCGGTGCCCATCTTCGCGATGACGGCGAACGCCTTTGCCGAGGATGTGCGGGAGAGCCTTGCGTGTGGAATGGATGCCCATATCAGCAAACCCCTTGCCATTCAGAGCGTGTATGACAAAATGGACGAGTTTTTCAAACAGAAGGAAGGGTCGGACACCTCAGCGTCATGA